In Besnoitia besnoiti strain Bb-Ger1 chromosome IX, whole genome shotgun sequence, a single genomic region encodes these proteins:
- a CDS encoding peptidase M20D, amidohydrolase (encoded by transcript BESB_014390), whose product MEQHGRRERESSPCASALATFFLVLGVTSSALFVAAQPKTAPPSDEGPSLPPVPQNLGSLVGGGLPLDFGKLHEAASEPSFDAWLVAVRRTLHMWPETAYSERRTSALVQKLLKEMNIRFTSGWGTNVVGMSEYEKKAARARREGTGVVAEIGTGEEPCVALRADMDALPISERIQVPFRSKIDGNMHACGHDAHTTMLLGAAALLKHLEPHIKGTVRLIFQPAEEGGAGALMMREEGVLTTPPRVAFIFGMHVAPWLPTGEISTKKGVMMAATTTFSITVKGRGGHAAMPHKNIDPSPAAAAIVQGLYAIAARETYFTEESASVISVTQIKGGSAFNVIPSEYFVAGTIRALHSKQIRALQARVADLAANLAKAFQCEAQVEFDPVGYAALVNDSGATDFFVTAAAEASISGEVATMEPTMGGEDFAFFLEHVPGTFAMVGIGSAAADRPGHVPTDRALHNDAFAVDERVLSRGAALHALVALRALAHVASQKTEGGDASKKDEL is encoded by the exons ATGGAACAACACggacgacgcgagcgagagagcagTCCCTGCGCGTCCGCCCTCGCCACCTTTTTCTTGGTCTTGGGGGTCacttcctccgctctcttcgttGCCGCTCAACCCAAGACTGCGCCACCGTCTGATGAGGGCCCGAGCCTGCCCCCCGTTCCGCAGAATCTGGGGTCTCTCGTGGGCGGCGGACTTCCCCTAGACTTTGGGAAGCTCCACGAAGCAGCCAGTGAGCCATCCTTTGACGCCTGGCTCGTTGCAGTGCGGCGGACTCTCCACATGTGGCCAGAAACCGCGTACTCCGAGCGCAGGACTTCCGCGCTTGTGCAAAAACTCCTCAAG GAGATGAATATTCGCTTCACGTCTGGCTGGGGCACGAATGTCGTCGGAATGAGCGAATATGAGAAGaaagctgcgcgtgcgcgacgaGAAGGGACGGGAGTTGTGGCAGAAATCGGCACTGGAGAGGAGCCCTGCGTGGCGCTACGAGCAGACATGGACGCCCTACCGATATCTGAACGC ATACAGGTGCCTTTTCGATCGAAAATCGACGGCAACATGCACGCGTGCGGCCACGACGCGCACACCACGATGCTtctgggcgcggcggcgctgctgaagCATTTGGAGCCTCACATCAAA GGGACGGTGCGTCTGATCTTTcagccggcggaggaaggcggcgctggcgcgctgATGATGCGAGAGGAGGGCGTGCTAACTAcaccgccgcgcgtcgccttcatcTTCGGGATGCATGTGGCCCCGTGGCTGCCGACTGGCGAGATCTCCACGAAGAAAGGCGTCATGATGGCGGCGACCACGAC GTTTTCCATCACTGTTAagggccgcggaggccacgCCGCGATGCCGCACAAAAACATCGATCCGAGcccggctgccgcggcgatcGTTCAGGGCCTGTACGCcatcgctgcgcgcgagacgtACTTCACCGAGGAGAGCGCCTCGGTCATTTCCGTCACGCAAATCAAG GGCGGTTCAGCGTTCAACGTAATCCCGTCGGAGTACTTCGTCGCAGGGACGATTCGTGCGCTTCACTCGAAGCAGATCCGCGCCTTGCAAGCTCGCGTGGCTGACCTCGCCGCCAACCTCGCGAAGGCGTTTCA GTGCGAGGCGCAGGTCGAGTTTGATCCCGTCGGCTACGCAGCCCTCGTGAACGACTCAGGCGCCACGGACTTCTTTGTCACG gccgcggcggaggcgtcaaTAAGCGGAGAAGTTGCCACTATGGAGCCGACGATGGGCGGCGAAGACTTTGCGTTCTTCCTCGAGCATGTGCCCGGTACCTTCGCGATGGTGGGCATCGG aagcgccgcagcagaccgGCCTGGCCACGTCCCAACCGACCGCGCGCTCCACAACGACGCATTCGCCGTCGACGAGCGCGTGCTGAGTcgcggagcggcgctgcatgccCTGGTGGCGCTGAGGGCACTCGCGCACGTGGCGAGCCAGAAAACCGAGGGCGGTGACGCGAGCAAGAAGGACGAACTGTGA
- a CDS encoding DHHC zinc finger domain-containing protein (encoded by transcript BESB_014370) — protein sequence MRPQLAGTDRPQAYGSNYVYCKGCGITGPDCRTALVSLAMILVPSIVFMAWSSPWYECRYGAGVPATQACLVVFTLYFFCITACSDPGILPRHRSPMSAYDPLTGAYRVRQPPRHQDVVINGNSIRLKFCTTCNIYRPPRSVHCAVCDNCVERFDHHCPWIGNCIGLRNYRSFICFVICCSLLSLFTFVCSAVKLALVIVDFRSDGIGGDDVFHRIWSYAADSILLLVYTFILSWFVFALVAYHGYLIATNQTTYEQIKSFFYEGNPWSRGLWGNLSDVFCRPVRARYFDPQKPIVCFLEEEDLARSPSPREEREPNDDSAVDTPSPLAREEADFLSPATDLDLPLSQRPFANPHSGPGTDASPVACADGEASPESPQRLSPRPPSPVSFAIHPVKRAERKPQTFFPASSPSRPGSASRDAPAGAAIPAASTTSAVSAAAPTRDKTDRDVRQERSAAADGAQQPREAERHEAEEGRAPRSPPLDRDRSPPAARPKTQASGHVPPATRAGAAPRSTTSRRSSRAGAQLEAASERAAASASATSQSLQSAANTGDSEAAAPPRQCVVTTAVVGRPADFPDGAPSDDVASGSAEGSPRATFHSPASLSFSSCGSGGEDFPLPPRDTRPRDAADPTAHGDRPPEDPAARTQPQRGEAPSGGDLAASAAREAPTATPVDERGSFGVERPTHDAAVRGVCARGGPSAESGLAARGGGERDVGTGAQAGAEAGDGGGDYLVYFKSEVSAVHYSIDASSGATGGAAPAREPEEAMTFCSWPPERVLPFSSRDGASCPCLPPAAAPARSRQLQTAHASSSGGCSAFRIFSSCFFAVPVPWGRSCRPTTRRPGPATLPPSQARVSEGRRDAPRDRGGDAPASAGQAPLARLQGSGRRVLQAFSPGMRLTGAPAVEGDRWSSEKRAQAQAGDFFRSATGPASASGGGAGAAAASEPASGWKARPSPFEPPGARGCPTRRGERGDGDESDSGAGGRPRDASKKEPEVDASDARAERRRSDKHLTHCGPHLRLPRSLSLRRSAEPRSPAQAGKRAALRAASSADLSAAARATRLASGVQTAANSDCGSSPEEGAEAGRGLLRAHAPCAAARQGCGCCAPARSRRADPPCVGALGQDEDLDTGSGCAAGESCCRSGSGPHGRATTSCLGGKRMRDLVLRCGSIACVLPDEEEDEDGGPVARGPATYSRALQSAESFEATGAEVLGRWSDGAIVMAEKREWEVLDRSSSRSGQPPEGAHAARGPEKHSP from the exons ATGCGGCCTCAGTTAGCGGGCACCGATCGCCCGCAAGCCTACGGGTCTAACTACGTCTACTGCAAAGGATGTGGCATTACAGG GCCCGACTGCCGAACCGCTTTGGTGTCTTTGGCGATGATTCTCGTTCCCTCGATCGTTTTTATGGCATGGAGTTCGCCA TGGTATGAGTGTCGCtacggcgcgggcgtccctgcgacgcaggcgtgtctcgtcgtcttcacgCTCTACTTCTTCTGCATcaccgcatgcagcgaccCGGGCATTCTTCCGCGGCAC CGGAGCCCGATGAGCGCCTACGACCCGCTTACAGGAGCg TATCGTGTGCGGCAGCCTCCTCGGCATCAGGATGTGGTTATCAACGGCAACAGCATCCGCCTCAAGTTCTGTACGACGT GCAACATCTaccggccgccgcgcagcgtccACTGCGCGGTCTGCGACAACTGCGTGGAGCGCTTTGACCATCACTGCCCCTGGATTGGCAACTGCATCGGACTGAGGAACTACAG gtcgTTCATTTGCTTCGTCATCTGCTGCTCGCTGCTTTCCCTCTTCACCTTC GTCTGCAGCGCAGTCAAGCTCGCCTTGGTCATCGTGGACTTCCGATCCGACGGCATCGGGGGCGACGACGTGTTTCACCGCATCTGGTCTTACGCGGCGGACTCGATTCTGCTTCTCGTGTACACTTTCATCCTTTCTTGGTTTGTTTTTGCGCTTGTCGCGTATCACGGCTACCTG ATCGCGACGAACCAAACGACATACGAGCAGATCAAGAGTTTTTTCTACGAAGGCAACCCGTGGAGCAG AGGCCTCTGGGGCAATCTATCGGACGTTTTCTGCCGGCCGGTGCGCGCGCGCTACTTCGATCCCCA GAAGCCAATTGTCTGCTTTCTCGAAGAGGAGGAtctcgcgcgcagccccagtccgcgcgaagagcgagagccGAACGACGACTCCGCCGTCGACACAC cgtctccactggcgcgcgaggaagcggattttctgtcgccggcgacggACTTGGATCTGCCTCTGAGTCAGCGGCCCTTTGCGAATCCGCACTCGGGACCGGGGACGGACGCGAGCCCCGTGGCCTgtgcagacggcgaggcgtcgccggagtctccgcagcgtctctcgccgcggccgccgtcccCAGTGAGTTTCGCGATTCATCCAGTcaagcgcgcggagcgaaaGCCTCAGACATTCTTccccgcctcttcgccctcgcgcccaggcagcgcgagccgcgacgccccAGCTGGAGCTGCGATTCCCGCAGCCTCAACGACCTCAGCAGtctcagcagccgcgccaaCTCGAGACAAAACTGACAGAGACGTCCGCCAggagcgcagcgccgcggcggacggcgcacagcagccgcgggaggctgagagacacgaggcagaggaggggagggcgccgcggtcgccacctctcgacagagacaggtcaccgcccgctgcgcgcccgaAGACCCAGGCCTCGGGCCACGTGCCCCCCGCGACCcgggccggcgccgccccgcgctcCACCACGTCTCGacgctcgtcgcgcgccggcgctcagCTCG AGGCGGCTAGCGAgagagctgcggcgagcgcatcGGCGACTTCGCAAAGCTTGCAGTCTGCGGCGAACACGGGGGacagcgaagccgcag cgccgcctcgtcagTGCGTGGTGACGACGGCCGTCGTTGGGCGCCCTGCGGACTTTCCGGAtggcgcgccgagcgacgacgTCGCGTCCGGGTCGGCTGAGGGGTCCCCGCGCGCCACTTTCCACtcccctgcgtcgctgtctttctcttcctGCGGATCCGGCGGAGAAGACTTCCCCCTTCCCCCACGCGATACCCGGCcccgagacgccgccgacccGACCGCCCACGGAGACCGGCCTCCTGAGGACCCTGCAGCCCgtacgcagccgcagaggggcGAAGCGCCCTCAGGTGGCGacctcgctgcctcggctgCAAGGGAAGCGCCCACCGCGACTCCTGTCGACGAGCGAGGTTCATTCGGAGTCGAGAGGCCAACGCACGACGCGGCAGTCCGCGGCGTGTGTGCGCGGGGCGGGCCTAGCGCAGAGAgcgggctggcggcgcgaggaggcggtgaGCGCGATGTGGGGACTGGCGCCcaggcaggcgccgaagcggGCGACGGGGGAGGCGACTACTTGGTTTACTTCAAGTCAGAGGTCTCCGCGGTTCACTACTCGATTGACGCTTCCTCGGGGGCCacaggcggggcggcgcccgcgcgcgagcccgagGAGGCGATGACCTTCTGCTCCTGGCCGCCGGAGCGCGTTCTCCCCTTCTCTTCGAGGGACGGCGCCAGCTGCCCGtgcctgccgccggcggcggcgccggcgcggagtcgGCAACTTCAGACCGCAcacgcctcgtcgtcgggcGGCTGCAGTGCCTTCCGGATCTTTTCGAGCTGCTTTTTCGCGGTGCCGGTGCCCTGGGGACGAAGTTGCcgcccgacgacgcggcggccgggcCCCGCGACCCTCCCCCCGTCGCAGGCACGCGTCTCAGAAGGCAGAAGGGACGccccccgcgaccgcggcggcgacgcgccggcgagcgctgGTCAGgcgcccctcgcgcggctgcaagGTTCCGGACGCCGCGTGCTGCAGGCCTTCTCGCCCGGAATGCGGCTGACCGGGGCGCCCGCAGTCGAGGGCGATCGCTggagcagcgagaagcgggcgcaggcgcaggcgggcgacTTCTTCCGCTCCGCGACTGggccggcctccgcctctggcggcggggcgggcgccgccgccgcctccgagcCCGCCTCGGGCTGGAAGGCCCGACCGTCTCCGTTCGAGCCGCCCGGGGCGCGAGGGTgtccgacgcggcgcggagagcgtggcgacggcgacgagagcgacagTGGCGCCGgggggaggccgcgcgacgcaTCTAAAAAAGAGCCAGAAGtcgacgcgagcgacgcccgcgctgagaggaggcgcagcgacaaGCACCTCACCCACTGCGGTCCAcatctgcgcctgccgcgctcgctgtcCCTCCGGAGGAGCGCGGAGCCgaggtcgccggcgcaggccggcaagcgcgcggcgctgcgcgccgcttcctccgccgacctctctgcggcggcgcgcgcgacgcgcctcgcctcgggcgtccagacggcggcgaactCCGACTGCGGGAGCTCGCCggaagagggcgcggaggcggggcgggggctgctgcgggcgcacgcgccgtgTGCCGCCGCGAGACAGGGCTGTGggtgctgcgcgccggcacgaagccgccgcgcagacccGCCGTGCGTGGGCGCTCTCGGCCAGGACGAGGATCTTGACACCGGGAgtggctgcgcggcgggggagagTTGTTGCCGCTCGGGCAGCGGGCCGCAcgggcgggcgacgacgtcCTGCCTGGGGGGCAAGCGCATGCGGGACCTCGTGCTGCGGTGCGGCTCGATCGCCTGCGTGCTGcccgacgaggaagaggacgaggacggcgggCCCGTCGCGCGGGGGCCTGCCACAtacagccgcgcgctgcagagcgccgagagcttcgaggcgaccggcgcggaggtgctcggccgctggagcgacggcgcgatTGTCATggcagaaaaacgcgagTGGGAGGTGCTGGATCGatccagcagccgcagcggacaGCCGCCGGAGggggcgcatgcagcccgcGGCCCAGAAAAACATTCGCCCTAA
- a CDS encoding hypothetical protein (encoded by transcript BESB_014380) codes for MGNVCGKGAFPREGVEVDLAPLFSCSYVAEGNKTVQDTALKHFTKMTEAEWNIVMTKGPYGWRMCLPPKASTSPPHQELDAKNSRQTAPEKSGTKDEGRNRMRILRESVALAIAPGTNFTANTPRSVQGCEVDIIHEGCCTVRFDTLNPSASNEGRNEAEASAGSEDNPVDAHADHGLGSSGKRHVLQPKPVVLQSTLPLPPQSELYFEVEFLSLPSPVKRPSSWADISHVVVGVAPLPFPQKHVPGVLSHSCAISTAGCIYSGKAEPAATTDALVEGDVLGVLLCRRSGTVLFLLNGAPLKAVKCPAIILNETDPSSFTAADDNRPPPSIPDIYVTIGVIGRGECEINFGGKTYTAHGYIKDISGGIIQSNAPIQARIFGQRLANFSQMLAELQLFYQIYCPIMLPKAKGMVVMNISRREVGSRRILGEFEEELQANYGKNLQDIERINDLLHRRYQADLNRVSLRRKQSIERMLNEYHQVHEVPVEATKIDQLAEQALTKPKVVDTYLREKYGDGINVLLQKRLEQIYEAYAPENRSEVPLLVQRYPLFDDEFQLFCKLKVKYNLDLYAFSPLDSSLRRGDLAAIRRNLRPAKVKQLQLLESGELQGVRGPDDDAGASRKSRRADGASARERKSVRRASRAAAGMAAATAAATAAAQAAENAAAAAAAAAANVQEQERNREKLRAAREERRKEREVRRKSRLDKETLRDLVARQLREEEEEAQRRAQCPQSAELAEEERKAQARRRSLEAKKERIEKALGGVSDEAWWTAMRKAEKESDEEWDRLDEAEAAAAAAAAQNRSAPPPERAAEITPLDAAASPEPAAGGKPRGESGDAAAPRRPRPKSVRLSEVSAPLERYGQPRVARTDILKHSRGEGHLEVRPPKADERQLQLVSNETEGTEAPPGGGVNAQTLRAAAAEAAPDPSLFEDLRGAQQPPEKLESDTWKEEERGSEEEMPDPLQSAEAAAAQSGDEGEPEAAESRDEGEAAGDPPGLHEAATAEPDPCATPKYEGPLSPSPARACEDEREDNDADFLAGEASPEASLSACHSPESPSADADPHGDLSDDAADDEGAEGDHAPASSPADEGRCEVKGEKPALLMEAAKSFVEDVVRRSSLLSGWGRNLPGVGCEAEAAVGP; via the exons ATGGGCAACGTTTGCGGAAAAGGCGCCTTCCCTCGCGAAGGCGTCGAGGTCGACCTGGCGCCGCTTTTCAGCTGCAGTTACGTAGCGGAAGGGAACAAGACTGTCCAAGATACGGCTCTCAAACACTTTACGAAGATGACGGAGGCCGAGTG GAACATCGTGATGACAAAGGGGCCGTATGGTTGGCGCATGTGCCTGCCCCCAAAGGCGAGTACTAGCCCGCCTCACCAAGAGCTGGATGCGAAAAACAGTCGCCAAACCGCGCCCGAGAAGAGCGGAACAAAAGACGAAGGGCGAAATCGCATGCGCATTTTACGGGAATCCGTGGCTCTCGCCATTGCTCCGGGCACGAATTTCACCGCCAACACTCCGCGGTCTGTGCAAGGCTGTGAAGTAGATATCATTCACGAAGGGTGTTGCACTGTCCGATTCGACACACTCAATCCTTCCGCTAGCAATGAAGGCAGGAATGAAGCTGAAGCCTCCGCTGGTTCAGAGGACAATCCAgtcgacgcgcacgcagaccaCGGCCTAGGATCAAGCGGCAAGAGGCACGTCCTTCAACCTAAGCCGGTTGTTCTTCAGTCGACGctcccgctgcctccgcag TCCGAGCTGTACTTCGAGGTGGAATTTCTGTCGCTTCCATCGCCGGTGAAAAGGCCGTCGTCTTGGGCGGACATCTCgcacgtcgtcgtcggcgtcgctccgctTCCATTCCCTCAAAAGCACGTCCCCGGAGTTCTCAGTCACTCATGTGCCATTTCCACGGCTGGCTGCATCTATTCGGGGAAGGCAGAACCCGCAGCAACTACCGACGCTCTCGTA GAAGGCGACGTGCTTGGCGTGTTGCTGTGCCGAAGGAGCGGAACGGTTCTTTTTTTGTTGAACGGGGCACCGCTCAAAGCCGTGAAGTGTCCAGCAATCATCTTGAATGAAACCGACCCGAGCTCCTTCACAGCGGCGGACGACAACCGCCCGCCTCCATCGATTCCCGACATTTACGTGACCATCGGCGTCATCGGCAGAGGCGAGTGCGAAATCAACTTTGGCGGGAAAACGTACACCGCACACGGATACATCAAAGACATCAGCGGAGGCATCATTCAGTCCAACGCGCCAATTCAGGCGCGCATCTTcgggcagcgcctcgccaaCTTCTCTCAAATGCTT gccgaGCTGCAGCTCTTCTATCAGATTTACTGCCCCATCATGCTTCCCAAAGCGAAGGGCATGGTTGTCATGAACATCTCCAGAAGAGAGGTAGGCTCGCGACGGATTCTCGGC GAATTCGAAGAGGAACTTCAAGCCAACTACGGAAAGAATCTCCAGGAT ATCGAGCGAATCAATGACCTGCTGCACCGCCGATATCAGGCGGATCTGAACAGAGTTTCCCTCCGGCGAAAACAAA GCATCGAGCGCATGCTCAACGAGTATCACCAAGTCCATGAAGTGCCGGTCGAGGCTACGAAAATCGAC CAACTCGCGGAGCAAGCGCTGACGAAGCCTAAGGTCGTCGACACCTACCTCCGCGAAAAATACGGAGACGGGATTAACGTGCTTCTCCAG AAACGCCTAGAACAAATCTATGAGGCGTATGCGCCTGAAAACAGGTCGGAGGTGCCTCTACTCGTTCAGCGCTACCCTC TCTTTGACGACGAGTTTCAGCTTTTCTGCAAGCTGAAGGTGAAGTACAACTTGGATTTGTACGCGTTCTCGCCTCTCGACAGTTCCTTGCGGCGGGGCGACTTGGCGGCGATCCGGCGGAATCTGCGGCCGGCGAAGGtcaagcagctgcagctcctcgagagcggagagcttcaaggcgtgcgcggccctgacgacgacgcaggcgccagccgcaagagtcgccgcgcagacggagcctccgcgcgcgagcggaaaaGCGTTCGCCGAGCGAGCCGTGCCGCGGCGGGCATGGctgccgccaccgccgccgccactgccgccgcgcaggccgccgagaacgccgcggcggcggccgcggcggcggcggcgaacgtGCAGGAGCAGGAGCGGAATCGCGAAaagctgcgggcggcgcgcgaagagcggcggaaggagcgcgaAGTGCGCCGGAAAAGCCGCCTGGACAAGGAGACCCTCCGCgacctcgtcgcgcggcagctgcgcgaagaggaggaagaggcgcagcgccgcgcccagtgtccgcagagcgccgagctcgcagaggaagaacgcaaggcgcaggcccgccgccggagcctcgaggcgaagaaggagcggaTCGAGAaggccctcggcggcgtcagCGACGAGGCTTGGTGGACCGCCATGCGCAAAGCCGAAAaagagagcgacgaagagTGGGATCGTCtcgacgaagcggaggcagccgctgccgcagccgccgcgcagaatcggagcgcgccgcctccagaaAGAGCCGCAGAGATAACGCctctcgacgcggcggcgtcgccggagccagcagcaggcgggaAGCCACGGGGggaaagcggagacgccgccgcgcctcgcaggccgcgccccAAGTCCGTCCGCCTTTCGGAGGTTTCCGCGCCGCTAGAGCGATACGGGCAacctcgcgtcgcgcgcacCGACATCCTCAAACACAGTCGAGGAGAAGGCCACCTCGAAGTGCGTCCGCCGAAAGCAGACGAACGCCAGCTCCAGTTGGTCAGCAACGAGACAGAGgggacggaggcgccgcccggcgGGGGGGTgaacgcgcagacgctgagggccgcggctgccgaagCCGCACCCGATCCTAGCCTTTTTGAGgatctccgcggcgcccagcaGCCCCCTGAGAAACTTGAAAGCGACACGtggaaagaggaagaaagaggcagcgaggaggaaatgCCCG ATCCTCTCCAAAGCGCtgaggctgcggctgcgcagagcggcgacgagggagaacctgaggcggcggaaagtcgcgacgagggcgaggcggcaggcgatcCCCCAGGCCTTCACGAGGCCGCCACTGCGGAGCCAGACCCGTGCGCGACTCCGAAGTATGAAGGGCCGTTGTCGCCTTCTCCGGCTAGAGCgtgcgaagacgagagagaagacaacgACGCTGACTTCTTAGCCGGCGAAGCGAGTCCCGAAGCTTCGCTCTCAGCTTGCCACTCGCCTGAGTCCCCCAGTGCCGACGCGGACCCCCACGGAGACCTCTCCGATGACGCGGCGGATGACGAGGGTGCGGAAGGAGATcatgcgcctgcgtcgtcgcctgcggatgAGGGAAGATGCGAGGTAAAGGGCGAAAAACCGGCGCTTCTTatggaggcggcgaagagcttCGTTGAGGACGTCGTGAGACGAAGCAGCCTGCTGAGCGGCTGGGGTCGCAACCTGCCCGGAGTCGGATgtgaggcggaggccgcggtgGGTCCCTGA